From the Devosia sp. FJ2-5-3 genome, the window CCTTGTCGCGATTGCCCCGCGCCTTCATCCAATTGCCGATGATGGTTTCGCTCATGCCGGGCGGGTTGCCCTCGACCCAGTTGGGATAGCCTTCGGCCGTATCGACGGCGCTAAAACCCTCTTCGAGGAAAGCGTCGAGGATCTCGAAGCTTTGCTTCTCGTCTGCGGTCCAGCCGAAGACATTGCCGCCCAGAACCAGGGGTTCGATGACGATTTCGCTGCGTCCAAGGGGGCGACGGTTCATGGCTTCTCTCCAAGTTCGTTGTTTGATTCAACGCCTGTCTCGGCGTTTTGTTCGGTCGGGGTGACGCGCGGAGCGCACCAATAGAGCGCTTCATGAATGGCGGCGAAGGAGCCGGCAAGGGTGATGAAGCGAAAGGCGGCGGTTTCGTCGGCGCTGTGGCGCAGATAGATGTAGCTGCCCTGCTGGAGCCGATCGAGCAGCCATTCGGTATCGGTCGCGACACGCCCCGAATAGGGCGCTGCATCGGCGACGACGTCTACGGACCGATCCTCCCGATCCAGTGTCAGCGCCCAGGTGCCCAGAGCATCCGGCTTGCGGCTCGAAAAGAGGTGGATGCCAGGGGAAAAATCGTCCTCGCAGCGGACGACGATACAGATGAAATCGTCCCTGGTGCTGTCTCGGTCGCAGCCCATGGCGGCGCGATCTCCCTCTCCCATGAGGGGTGAAAAGCTCCAGCCGGGCCCCTGGGCGACGACCGGTGCGCAGAACAACAGGCTCACCGCCGCGGCTCGATAAGGTCCCATTTGTTTCCATAAAGATCGGCGAAAACGGCGACGCTGCCATAGGCTTCGTGGCGGGGCGGCTCGAGGAAGGCGACGCCACGTTCGACCATCTTGGCGTGATCGCCGGCGAAATCATCGGTTTCAAGAAACAGCATGACGCGGCCACCGGCCTGGTTGCCAAGCGCCTGGCGCTGGGCCTCGCCCTCTGCCCGGGCCAGCAGGATACGCGCCCCGCCACCACTCCTCGGGGCAACAACAACCCAGCGCCTGCCGGCGCCTAGATCGGTATCCTCCACCAGGTCAAAGCCGAGCTTGTCACAGTAAAATGTTATCGCGTCCTGATAATTTTCGACGAGAAGAGAAATAGTCGCAATTTTCTGAACCATGCCCAACACCAGCATTTCATCGCCATTCCGGTCAAGTGCGAAGCGATTGTGACCGACAGGCCGGGCGCTAAATTATTGATTTCCAAGCAAAAGAAATCAACCTCCCCACGAGATTGACCAATTGGTCAATCTCCCCATTGCGCTTGCCCAAAAACTGCGCTTTTGTGTGCGCCAAGCCTCCAGAAATGCAGCTGGAGAGCAAAAATTACTTCGGGAGACAGCAGTCATGAAATTGATGAGAACCCTGATGGCCGCGACCGCCATGGTGGCCCTTGCCGCCGGCGCCGCGCAGGCCAAGCAGCTGGTTTATTGCTCGGAAGCTTCGCCGGCACACTTCGACCCCGGCCCGCTGACCGGTGGTAATGATTTCGACGCCTCCGCGCACACCATTTTCGAGCGCCTCGTCGAATTCGCTCCGGGCGGCACCGATGTCGTGCCTGGCCTGGCCGAGAGCTGGGACATTTCCGAGGACGGCCTGGAATATACTTTCCACCTGCGCCCCGGCGTCAAGTGGCACACCCAGCCCTACTTCACCCCCACGCGCGACCTCAACGCAGACGACGTGATCTTCTCGTTCGAGCGCCAGTGGAAGGAAGACAACAAGTGGTATGCCTATCTCGAAGGCATGACCTGGGACTATTTCCAGGGCATGGACATGCCCAAATACATCTCCTCGCTGGAAAAGGTCGATGACCTGACCGTCAAGCTGACGCTGACCGAAGCCAATTCGCCGATGCTCGCGAACCTGGCGATGCAGTTCGCCTCGATCGTCTCCAAGGAATATGCAGACCAGGTGGAAGCTTCGGGAGACCTCGCTTCCTTCTCGACCCAGCCGGTCGGCACCGGTCCGTTCCAGCTGGTCGACTACCAGCTCGACAGCGTCATCCGCTACCAGGCCTTTGGCGATTACTGGGGTGAAAAGCAGAAGATCGACGATCTGATCTTCGCCATCACCACCGATGCCTCGGTCCGCGCCCAGCGCCTGATGGCCGGCGAATGCGATATCATGGCCTATCCGGCCCCTGCAGATATCGACGTGCTCAAGGCCGACACCGATTTGACCGTGATGGAGCAGGAAGGCCTCAATATCGGCTACATCTCCTACAACACCACCGAAGCGCCGTTCGACACTGCCGAAGTGCGCAAGGCCCTGACCATGGCGATCGACAAGTCCGCCATCATCGAGGCGGTCTACCAGGGTGCCGGCCAGGACGCCAAGAACCTGATCCCGCCCACCATGTGGTCGTATGACGACGCCATTCCGGCCGACGAATACAATCCGGAAAAGGCCAAGGAGATGCTTGCAGCAGCGGGCGTCACCGAACTGACCACCGACCTCTGGGCCATCCCGGTGTCCCGCCCCTACAATCCCAATGGCCAGCGCGTTGCCGAACTGATCCAGTCTGACTGGGCCAAGGTTGGCGTCACCGCCAATATCGTCACCTATGAATGGACCGAATATCGCGAGCGCGGCAAGCAGGCCGATCGCAAGGGCCCGTTCATGATCGGCTGGACCGGCGACAATGGCGATCCGGACAATTTCTTCGCCACCCTGTTCTCGTGCGCTGCCATCGGCGTCTCGAACTATTCGAGCTGGTGCAATGACGAGTTCGAGGCTGCCATCCAGGCCGCCAAGACCACGTCCGACCCGGAAGAACGCACCGCGCTCTACACCAAGGCCCAGGAAATCTTCAAGGCTGAAGAACCTGCGATCACGCTCGCTCATTCCCGCGTGTTCATGCCGATGAAGAAGACGGTCCTGAACTACCAGATGAGCCCCCTGGGCACCCACTCCTTCAAGGACGTGGATATCCAGGAATAAGGTTTTAGAGCCTTATCTCAGGCAAAGGGGCCTCGATCCGGCAAGCCGGAGCGGGGCTCCGTTGTTTTATAGAATGAGCCGGGACATGGGCGTATGATGCCCACAAGGACCGGCCGATACAGGAAACGGGATCAGCTGGCTCCGCCATCAGGCGGCCTCAGCTGCCCTTGGGTGAAAGACCCCCAACATGCTGAATTACATCCTGCGAAAGCTGGCGCTGCTCGTGCCGACCATTATCGGCATCTCCATCTGCGCCTTCGCCTTTGTCCGCGTTCTCCCCGGCGACCCCATCCTGGCCATGGCCGGCCAGCACGGCGTGACCCCGGAACGCTACGAAATCCTGCGCGAGCAGTTCGGCTATAATTTGCCGATATGGCAGCAATATTTCAATTATCTGGGCAGCGTGCTGCGCGGCGATTTCGGCATTTCGCTCGCCACCAAGCGCCCGGTGCTGACCGAATTCATGGCGCTGTTCCCGGCAACGGTCGAACTGGCGCTCTGCGCGCTGCTGTTCGCCGTCGCCATCGGCATTCCCGCCGGCATCTTTGCCGCCGTCAAGCGGGGCTCCTGGTTTGACCAGCTGACCATGGGCGTGGCGCTCACCGGCTATTCCATGCCCATCTTCTGGTGGGGCCTTCTGCTGATCATCTTCTTTTCCGGCTATCTCGGCTGGACGCCGGTCTCCGGACGCATCGCGCTGAGCTTCTTCCTCAGGCCGATCACCGGCTTCATGCTGGTCGACAGCCTCCTCTATGGAAACTGGGCGGCTTTCGTCTCGGCGCTGCGGCATCTCATCCTTCCCGCGATCGTCCTCGGCACCATCCCGCTCGCCGTCATCGCCCGGCAGACCCGCTCGGCCATGCTCGAAGTGCTCGGCGAGGATTATGTGCGCACCGCCCGCGCCAAGGGCATGGCGCCCGGCCGGGTGGTCAATGTCCACGCGCTGCGCAATGCGCTGATCCCGGTGGTCACCACCATCGGGTTGCAGGTGGGCCTGCTCATGGGTGGCGCGATCCTGACGGAAACCATCTTCACCTGGCCGGGCATCGGCAAGTGGATGATCGATTCCATCTTCAAGCGCGATTATGTCGTGGTGCAGTCGGGCCTGCTCATCATCGCCCTCATCGTCATGGCGGTGAACCTGATCGTCGACCTGCTCTACGCTCTCATCAATCCACGCATCCGGGTGCAATAGTCATGGCTCAAACTACCGAACCCGTGGCAACGGGCACCAAGCCGATCTCCGGCTTCCGCGAATTCTGGTACTATTTCTCGGTCAATCGCGGCGCAGTCATCGGCCTCACGGTCTTTGCGATCCTGATCGTCATGGCGATACTGGCGCCTTGGATCGCGCCGCATTCGCCGGACATGCAATATCGCGATGCCCTGCTCAAGCCCCCGATGTGGGACGTCAATGGGAATCCGCGCTTCATTCTGGGCACCGACCCGGTCGGCCGTGACGTGCTCTCGCGCCTCATCCATGGCGCGCGCTATTCGCTGTTCATCGGCTTCTTCGTCGTCATCGGCGCCCTCTTCGTCGGCGTTATCCTGGGTGTCCTGGCCGGTTATTTCCGCGGCTGGGTCGACGTCGTCATCATGCGCGTGATGGACATCATCCTCGCCTTCCCGTCCCTGCTGCTGGCGCTGGTGCTGGTGGCCATTCTCGGGCCGGGCCTGTTCAATGCCATGATCGCCATCGCCATCGTGCTGCAACCGCACTTTGCGCGCCTCGTCCGCGCGGCGGTGATGGCGGAAAAGAACCGTGAATATGTGACAGCGGCCAAACTCTCCGGCGCCGGTCATCTGCGGTTGATGCTGGTCACCATCCTGCCCAATTGCCTCGGGCCGCTGATCGTCCAGGCGACGCTCAGCTTTTCCAACGCCATTCTCGACGCGGCGGCGCTCGGCTTTCTCGGCATGGGCGCACAACCGCCGACGCCCGAATGGGGCACCATGCTCGCCACGGCGCGAGAATTCATCCTCAAGGCGCCCTGGGTCGTGACCTTCCCGGGCCTCTGCATCCTCGTCACCGTGCTGGCGATCAACCTCATCGGCGACGGGCTGCGTGATGCGCTCGATCCCAAACTCAAGCGGAGCTGACCAAAAATGTCCCTGCTCGAGATCAAAAATCTCACCGTCGCCTTCGACACCTCGGTGGGCCTGTTCAAGGCTGTCGACGGCATCGACATTGCCGTCGACGCCCGCGAGGTCCTCGCCATTGTCGGGGAATCGGGGTCCGGCAAATCAGTGGCCATGCTCGCCACCATGGGTCTTCTGCCTTCCACCGCCACGGTGACCGCCGACGTCATGAAGTTCGAGGGTCTCGACCTTCTCTCCATGTCGGCCGCCGAAAAGCGCAAGATCATCGGCAAGGATATTGCCATGATCTTCCAGGAACCCATCGCCAGCCTCAATCCCTGCTTCACCGTCGGCTTCCAGATAGGCGAAGTGCTGGAAAAGCATCTCGGCCTATCCGGGCGTGCTGCGCGGCAGCGGGCAATCGAGCTGCTCGAACTGGTGGGCATTCGCGATGCGGCCGACAAGCTGCGCGCATTTCCCCACCAGATGTCGGGTGGCCAATGCCAGCGCGTCATGATCGCCATGGCGATCTCCTGCAACCCCAAGCTGCTGATCGCCGACGAGCCGACGACGGCACTCGACGTCACCATCCAGAAGCAGATCCTCGACCTTCTCGTGCGGCTGCAGGCCGAGACCGGCATGGGGTTGATCATGATCACCCACGATATGGGCGTCGTCGCCGAAACGGCGGACCGCGTCATCGTGCAATATAAGGGGCGCAAGATGGAGGAAGCGGACGTGCTCTCCCTCTTCGAAAACCCGCAATCGAACTATACGCGGGCGCTGCTCTCGGCCCTGCCGGAAAACGCGGTGGGCGACCGTCTGCCTACTGTTTCCGACATCCTGTTTGAACCCGTGCCGGGAGCGCGCTGATGACCACACCCGTTCTCGAAGTCCGCGACCTCAAGCGCGACTATGTCTCCTCGGGTGGCCTGTTCCGCCCGGCCAAGGTGGTCCATGCCGTCAAGGGCGTCAATTTCTCGCTAGAAAAGGGTCGGACGCTGGCCGTGGTCGGCGAAAGTGGCTGCGGCAAGTCCACCCTGGCGCGCATGATCACGCTGATCGATCCCCCGACTTCGGGCGAAATCCTGATCGACGGCATTCCGGCCAGCGCCGCCCATGTGACCAAGGAACTGCGCCAGAAGGTGCAGATCGTCTTCCAGAACCCCTATGGCTCGCTCAATCCGCGCCAGAAGGTGGGCGATGTGCTGGCCGAGCCGCTCCTGCTCAACACCGACATGTCGGCGGCCGACAGGCGGGACAAGGCCATGGCCATGCTCCTCAAAGTGGGCCTTCGCGAAGAGCACCATAACCGCTATCCGCATATGTTCTCCGGCGGGCAGCGCCAGCGCATCGCCATCGCCCGGGCCCTGATGCTCAATCCGAGTTTCCTCGTGCTCGACGAGCCGGTCTCGGCGCTCGATCTTTCGGTGCAGGCGCAGATCCTCAATCTGCTCAAGGATCTGCAGGACGAGTTCGGGCTGACCTATGTGTTCATCAGCCACGATCTGTCCGTCGTGCGCTATATCGCCGACGAGGTGATGGTGATGTATTTCGGCGACGTGGTGGAGCATGGCAGCCGCGAGGCGCTCTTTGCCAATCCTCAGCACGACTATACGCGCACGCTCTTTGCCGCGACGCCCAATGCCGATGTCGAAAGCATCCGCGCCCGCATCGCCCGCAAGAAGGCTGCCGCCTGACCACGGCGGCATAAATCGAGGCGGTCACCCCGGCGCAAGCCCGGGGATGACCGCCTGTTCTCTCCTAGAGCGCCACCCGCTGGCCCTCTTTGGCCGACGCGATCAGCGCATCGACCAACTCATGCACCTGCAGCGCCGAGTGCCCCGTCGAGACGGGTTGGCGCCCTGCCCTCACCGCATCGGCGAACTCGGCGATCTGGGCCATATGCCAGTCGAAGGGAAACGCCATGGGATCGGCGCCGCCGCCCGAATTGCTGGCTTCCCCGATTGTCTCGGTGCGCCCATCCATCAAGTGCAGTGTCAGATTGCCCCCAGTCAGGGTGGCGCTGGCCTTTTCGAAATTGAGGGTAAGGCTTTCCGCGGCGCCTGGGTAATTGGCGGTCGTCGCCATCAGCGCACCCACCGCGCCATTGGCAAATTCGAGCCCGCCGGCGACGAAATCCTCGGTCTCCATCTGGTGAAATCCGGTCGTCGCCGCAAGTGCGGTGACAGCGCGCACCGGTCCGGTCAGGCTCAGCATGAGGTCGAGCGAATGGATGGCCTGGGTAACGAGAACGCCACCGCCATCATGGGCAAGCGTGCCCCGGCCCGGCTTGTCGTAATAGCCCTGCTGGGGGCGCCACCAGGGCACGACGAGATGAACCGCGAAGAGTTTTCCAAGCGCGCCGCTCGCCACTTTCGCCGCCAGCGCCTGCGAGGCCGCGCGGAATCGATGCTGGAAGATGATGCCAAGCGTCACACCCGCAGCGTCGCACCGCTCGACGATGGCGCGGGCCACCGATGTCGTGCGCTCAACGGGCTTTTCCATCAACACATGCTTGCCGGCCGCGGCTGCCGCTGCAACGATCTCCTCGCGCGCATTGGGCGGGGTGAGGATCAGAACGGCCTCGATCCCTGGATCTGCGAGGAGGGCCTCAAGGCTGGCAGCCGGGGGAAAGCCATGCTCGTGGCAAAAGCTCTTCAACGCGGCCTCGTTGCGCCGCCAGACACCACGCACCTCGATTTCGCCCCGTAGCGCATTGAGCGCGAGGGCATGAGGCTTGGCCGCCATGCCTGCCCCGACCACGCCCAAGCCCAGGCGCTTGTTCCCGTCCGCCATTATGTCCCTCCTCCGCGTTGATCCGCGTTTTCATGTCGGTCGGGCCATGATGCGTCGAGACCCGGCGCTTGTCATCCCGACAAAGTCTTGGGGGGGCAATGGAATAGGCGAGGTTGCGACGAAGACGGAGTGCTAGGACGCTTTCCGCCAGCTTTCCCGCCGGAGGAAATCTTCCAGGGCATATCGGTCCATCGGCCGGGCAAAGGCATATCCCTGGAGGATGTCGCAGCCGAGATCGCGCAGGATGGCGGCGTGCTCCATGGTTTCGACACCCTCGGCCACGATTTCGATATCCATGGATTTGCCGATATCGACGATGGAGGCCAGAAGCCGCCGCTGCGCCGGCTCCGTCAGGATCGGGTCGACGAGCTGCCGGTCGATCTTGAGGCGCCGGGGATGGAGCTTTTGCAGCGAGACGATCGAGGCGTAGCCGGTGCCGAAATCGTCGATCTCGATGTCGATACCCAATTCCTTGATGCGATCGATGTTCCAGCCGACGATGCCGTCGCTCTCGTCGAGATAGATCGATTCCACCAATTCAAAGGCAATGCGGCCCGGCTCGATATGCAGTTCGCGCAGGCTCTGTACCAGGTCTTCGTCGTGGAGGCGGCGCTGGGAGACATTGACCGAAGCGCGCGGCACGACGAGACCCATGGCCTGCCAGCGCTCGAGGTCGCGCAGCGCCTGTTCGAGCACGATGCGGTCGATGCTCGAGACGACGCTGAGTTCCTCTGCGATGCTCATGAAGCTGTCGGGGGTCTTGAGCCCCTGGGTCGGGTGGTTCCAGCGCGCCAGTGCCTCCACGCCCACCACATCATGGGTGCGGGCGTCAAACTGGGGCTGGTAGTGGGCGATGAAGGCGTTGGTGTCGAGACCTTTGAGGATTTCGTCGGCCCTGCGCTTGGTGCCGATCACTTCAGCCTGCAGCGCCGCCGAAAAGAACTCATAGCGATTACGGCCACGGGCCTTGGCCCGATAGAGCGCAATATCGGCATTGATCAGTAATTGCTTGACGTCGATATCGGTGCCCCGGGCGGTGGCAAGGCCAACACTGACCCCGATCCGGCATTCGTGGCCCTCGTGGTGCGCCGGCTTGCGCATGGCCTGGACGATGCTCTCGGCCAGCGGCGCCAGGCAGGAATCCTCTTCGCCGGCCTCCGACACGAGCACGAATTCGTCACCGCCAATGCGGGCGACAAAATCGGTCGGCCGGCAGTTTTCACGCAGAACGCGGCTGGCATGGATCAACATGGCGTCGCCGGCGGCGTGGCCCAGCGTGTCGTTGATCTGCTTGAAGCGGTCGAGATCGATATGGAGCAGGGCAATTCCGCCAGAACCGTGATAGCCGTGCCGCGCCTGCTCCTGGAGCTTCTCGTCGAGATAGCGGCGGTTGGGCAGGCCGGTCAGACTGTCATGGAGCGCATTGTGCTCGATACGGATCTTGGCCGCCTCGAGCTCGGCATTGCGCGCCGCGGTCATCTGTTCGGCACGGCGCAGATCCTCGTTGAGCGCCACGTCCCGCGTTATGTCCCAATTGACACCCAGCACGCGGTCTGGCTCGCCAGGCACCTTGTTGAGCATGGCCATGGAGCGCACATGGCGGACCGTGCCGTCCTCGAGCCGGATGCGATAGACTGCCTCATATCGACCCGTGGCGATCATGCTCTTGAATTCGACTTCACTGCGCTCGATGTCGTCGGGGTGGACAATGGACTTCCACTGCTCGTAGGTGCGCGGAGCGGCGTCGCGTGGCAGACCATAGAGTTCGTTGGTGCGCGCGTCCCAATATTCGGCACCGCTTTCCAGATCCAGCTCCCAGATGCCGACCTGGGAGGTTTGCAGGGCCAGATCGAGCCGGTCGGTGAGAGCGGCCAGTTCGCGCTCGCGCGTCCGCAGCTGGGCGATGTGGCGATGGCGCAGTTCGACCATGCGGTGCGTGGTGAAGATGGGTAGAATGACAAGCCCACCCGCAAGCACGATCAGCCCACGCAGCAGCCAGGCATTGAGACTGTCCTGGGCCCAGCCCTGGCGCGGAATGGCCGTGAGCTTCCAGCTCCCGGTGGGCAGGGCCACATAGGCCTCGACAGGCTCTTCCGCGTCGAGATCGCGGCCGTAGAACAGCGCGCCATTGTGCCCTTTGCCATCGAGGCCGGCGATGGCGACCTCGATGGGCAGGTCGGGATCATAAAGGCCGCTGTCCCGATAGAGCCGGTCAATATCGATGACGGCTGCCACTATCCCCCAGAACCGGCGGTCGGCCCCTTCCCCGACATAGACCGGAAAGCGGGCGACAAAACCCGTCCCGCCCTGAACCAGGTCGACAGGACCCGCCAGGACGAGGCGTCCGGTATCGACCACTTCCTTGACGGCGTTCCACTGCACCGGATTGGTGCGATAATCGAAGCCGATATTGCGCGAATTCTCGGCCGGATAGGTCATCGCTATGACTAGATCCGGCGCCACGGAAATGGAGCGCAGCTGGCTGTCTTCCTCGAAAAGGCGCGCAGCCAGATCCTGAAAATAGGCCGGGCTCATCGTCGGCTGGATGGAAATGGTCGAGACAAGGCCGCGCACGAGCTGGATGTCGCTGGAAATATTGCCTTCCAGCTTGGCGCGGATGATGGAGAGCTGGCCCAGCACCTCGGAACGCATGCGCTGCTCGGCGATGCTTTGGCTCTGGCGGTCGATGAAAATGCCCGCCACGGCGACCATCAGGAGCGCAAGCAGCACGGGCAGCCACGTGGTGCGACGCCAATCGATACGCTGCGTCTCTGTATCCAGCCTATTCATAGCGTCGATGCGTAGAGCCGCCCCCTAGCTTGCAAGGGAGAGAATGCGCATCGGGCTTGACCAAACCCTTACCGAAAACCGTGCAATCGTAGTCTTGGTAAACTCGCTGCTAACAGAGCGGGCCCTCCAGAAGGCGGGACCGGCCCGGCCTAGGCCGGGGCCACCTCCTCAAGCTCGACCAGTGTGCCATCAAAATCCTTGGGATGGAGGAAAATCACGGGATTGCCGTGGGCGCCGATCCTGGGTTTCCCGTCGCCCAGAATGCGCGCGCCGCTTTCGCTCAGTTTGGCAATGGCGACCACGATGTCGGGGACTTCGTAGCAGATGTGGTGCATGCCCCCGGTCGGGTTCTTGTCGAGAAAGCTCGCCACAGGTGATGCTTCGCCGAGCGGCTCGAGCAGTTCGACCTTGGAATTGCCCGTGTCGATGAAAACCACCGTTACTCCATGCTCGGGGAGCGCCTGGGGTTCGCCGACCGAGGCACCCAGCATGTCACGATAGCGGGCAGTGGCGATGGCAAGATCCGGCACGGCGATGGCGATGTGATTGAGACGCCCGATCATCTGTTGGACAGCCTTCCCTCGATTTCATTGAGCACGGAAAAGGCCGCGTCGAGCACATTGGTGCCCGGGCCGAAAATGGCTGCGACCCCGGAATCATAGAGGAAACCATAGTCGGGCTCGGGGATGACCCCGCCAACGATGACCGTGATATCACCCAATTCGCGCGCCTTGAGCGCTTCGATGAGTTCGGGCACCAGGGTCTTGTGGCCCGCAGCCAACGAGGAGACGCCAACGGCATCGACCTTGAGTTCATCGGCATGGGCCGCAACTTCCGGCGCGGTCTCGAAGAGATCGCCCATGTGGACGGTGAAGCCCAAATCGGCGAAGGCCGAGGCGATGATCTTGGCGCCGCGGTCGTGGCCGTCCTGCCCCATCTTGGCGATGAAGATGGAGGGCGCGCGGCCGCGCGAGGTCTTGAAGGCGCCGATCCGGTCGGTGACCGATTTCAGCTGGGGGTCGTCGCCATAGCCACCGGCATAGACGCCCGAGATGACGCGGGTAATGGCGCGATGACGGTCGAACACGTCTTCGAGCGCCGAGGAAATCTCCCCAAGCGTGGCGCGGGCGCGGGCGGCTTCTATGGCGGCGGTGAGGAGATTGCCCTCGTCCTTGGCCGCATATTCGCGCAGGGCCGAGAGCATGGACTGGCATTTCGCCTCGTCGCGCGTTCTGCGGATGCGCTCGAGCTGGGCGATCTGCTCGAGGCGCACCTTGGCATTGTCGATCTCGCGGACCTCGATGCTCTCTTCGGTATCGACCCGGTAGCGGTTGACGCCGACGATGACATCTTCGCCCCGGTCGACGCGGGCCTGGCGCAGGGCAGCGGCCTGCTCGATGGCCATTTTCGGGCCGCCCGACTGCACGTAGGCCGTCATGCCGCCCACCGCCTCGGCCTCGGCGATCAGCTCTTTTGCCCCGGTGACGAGCTGGTCGGTCAGGGCCTCGACATAATAGGAGCCGCCCAGCGGATCGACCACATCGGTGATGCGGCTTTCATGCTGGAGGATGAGCTGGGTGTTGCGGGCAATGCGGCTCGAAAATTCGGTCGGCAGCGCGATGGCTTCGTCGAAGCTATTAGTGTGCAGCGATTGGGTGCCGCCAAGCGTCGCCGCCAACGCCTCGATCGTCGTGCGCACGATATTGTTGTGCGGGT encodes:
- the scpA gene encoding methylmalonyl-CoA mutase; translation: MSADQEKWEKLAQKELRDTPLSALDRDYGGIAVKPVYLGDDGEVPGVEPFTRGVRATMYANRPWTIRQYAGFSTARESNAFYRQALQKGQKGLSVAFDLATHRGYDSDHPRVVGDVGKAGVAIDSVEDMKILFDGIPLDQMSVSMTMNGAVIPVLAMFIVAAEEQGVKQAQLEGTIQNDILKEFMVRNTYIYPPEPSMRIVGDIIAHTAEHMPKYNSISISGYHMHEAGATAVQELAFTLADGMDYVRAAQAKGLDIDAFAGRLSFFFGIGMNFFLEVAKLRAARKLWSQIMTDLGARDPRSKMLRTHCQTSGVSLTEQDPHNNIVRTTIEALAATLGGTQSLHTNSFDEAIALPTEFSSRIARNTQLILQHESRITDVVDPLGGSYYVEALTDQLVTGAKELIAEAEAVGGMTAYVQSGGPKMAIEQAAALRQARVDRGEDVIVGVNRYRVDTEESIEVREIDNAKVRLEQIAQLERIRRTRDEAKCQSMLSALREYAAKDEGNLLTAAIEAARARATLGEISSALEDVFDRHRAITRVISGVYAGGYGDDPQLKSVTDRIGAFKTSRGRAPSIFIAKMGQDGHDRGAKIIASAFADLGFTVHMGDLFETAPEVAAHADELKVDAVGVSSLAAGHKTLVPELIEALKARELGDITVIVGGVIPEPDYGFLYDSGVAAIFGPGTNVLDAAFSVLNEIEGRLSNR